CAGCCAGCTACATGAGAGGCATTCGCTTTGTGCAAATTCCGACGACCATTCTGGCACACGATAGCAGTGTCGGCGGCAAGGTGGCTGTCAATCACCCACTCGCCAAGAACATTATCGGCGCGTTCCATCAGCCAGAGCTTGTGCTGTATGACACGGCGACGCTTGCGACGCTGCCAGACCGCGATGTGCGCTCAGGCTTGTCGGAGATGATTAAGCATGGCCTGATCTGGGATGCAGATTTTACAACGTGGTGTGAGGACAACGCGGAACGGCTGATCGCTCTTGACCCGGAGGCGCTTCAATATGGTCTGTATAAGGGCTGTAGCGTGAAGGCTGCTGTCGTCTCGCAGGACGAGCGGGAGAACGACCTGCGCGCGATTCTGAATCTAGGCCACACGATCGGACATGCACTCGAAGCTGTTGCAGGCTACAATGAGCTGCTGCACGGTGAGGCGATCTCCATCGGCATGATCGGCTCGGCGATGCTGTCGGTCGAGCTTGGCAATCCGGAGCATATACATACGGTAACCGAACGTATATTCACCAAGTTCGGCCTGCCTACCCGTATCCCGGCGCATTTCGACACGGATGAGATCATGAAGGCGATGATGCACGACAAGAAGTTCAAGGAAGGTCAGATGGTTTTCATCGTGCCGACAGAGATTGGTAAGGTGGAAATCAATAAACGCGTCTCCGCTGATCTCGTTAGATCAATCGTGGAGCGGTTAAAACAGGAGGCTTGACAGCATGTTTGTTAGGGGAATCCGCGGTGCGACAACTGTGGAGCATAACGAGGAGAACGAAATTTTATCAGCAACGACCGAGCTGTTGAACCAGATCGTGCAGGAGAACGGCATCGTTCCTGAGGAGATCGCCAGCGTATTCATTACGGTAACTCCGGACTTGACAGCGACGTTCCCAGCTCGCTCCATTCGCCAGATGGCAGGCTGGGAGCTTGTACCGCTCATGTGCTCGCTCGAAATTCCGGTGGAGGGCGGATTGCCGCAGTGCATCCGACTGATGGTTACTGTGAACACCGAGAAGAAGCAGAATGAGATCAAGCATGTGTATCAGCGTGAAGCGATGCGTCTTCGTCCGGACCTATCGACGAAATAATACTATCCAAATTGACAATTCCATCCTTGAGGTAGTATAGTAAGGGCAAACGAACCGTCGGTAGACGGCGGTTGTTTGAGCATTACAGTAGAGACGAGCATAGTTCAGCAGAGCCTAGACGAGCATAGTAGCCAGCATAGCAAGGTACCGATCAGTCTACAGATGACCAAGTATCCATCACAATTGTTGCCCTCTCTTGTTCGGAGTATGAACGTTGAAGGCATTTGAAGATGCTTGTTCGAGCTGATGTCTGTCGATTATTTTTCATGCTGCCCTCATTCCTTATTCTGCTGATTATCGCCTCTACGTACGCGTAGAGGCTTTTGCGCGTATATACGGCTTCAAGCTTGCCACATAATTAAGAGACGTACGAGACGAGTAGAGGAGAGATGAAGATGTACACACCGGAAGCGTTGGAAGTTATCCGACTGGCCAAGGACTATAATTTAATCCCGGTCGTACGCACGCTGATGGCCGACACCGAGACGCCGATTCGCGTGTTTCAATACTTTTATGAGGACAACAACTCGTTCCTGCTCGAAAGTGTAGAGGGCGGCGACAAGTGGGCCCGCTATTCGTTCATCGGCACTGATCCGTTCATGAAGATTCGTTCGAAGAATGGGGTCACTATGATCGATGGCAAGGATGGTCAGGTTGCCGTTGAGGAGAAGCCGCTTGAGGTGCTGAAGGCGCAGCTTCGTTCCTACCGCAGTCCGAACTTGCCGGGCTTGCCGCGGTTCACAGGAGGCGCCGTAGGCTTCTTCGGATACGATCTGCTGCAATATTATGAGAAGCTGCCTGCTCATCGCAAGGATGACCTTGAGATGAATGACATCGAGTTCATGTTCTGTGATCAGGTCATCGTCTTCGATCATGTGAAGCAGCAGCTGAAGCTGATCGCGAACGTGCATGTGCCGGCAGGCGGCACCGATGCGGACATCGTAGCTGCATACGAAACAACGTGTGCCAAGATCGATGCGACGATCGAGCGTCTGCGCCGTCCAATGCCGAATATGGCGACGCCTCACCGTCCGCTTCCGGACGATGTAGATATGGGCGAGATTAAGTCAAATTTGACG
Above is a genomic segment from Paenibacillus sp. YYML68 containing:
- the aroB gene encoding 3-dehydroquinate synthase, with the translated sequence MIKELTVDLGDRSYPIYVGSGLLNDIAVYLEKHGISKASPLIVITDSQVAPHYLEPVVSKLTEAGFKAASHTIASGEKSKSLAVLEDVVTTCLEAGLDRKSAVLALGGGVVGDLAGFVAASYMRGIRFVQIPTTILAHDSSVGGKVAVNHPLAKNIIGAFHQPELVLYDTATLATLPDRDVRSGLSEMIKHGLIWDADFTTWCEDNAERLIALDPEALQYGLYKGCSVKAAVVSQDERENDLRAILNLGHTIGHALEAVAGYNELLHGEAISIGMIGSAMLSVELGNPEHIHTVTERIFTKFGLPTRIPAHFDTDEIMKAMMHDKKFKEGQMVFIVPTEIGKVEINKRVSADLVRSIVERLKQEA
- the aroH gene encoding chorismate mutase — translated: MFVRGIRGATTVEHNEENEILSATTELLNQIVQENGIVPEEIASVFITVTPDLTATFPARSIRQMAGWELVPLMCSLEIPVEGGLPQCIRLMVTVNTEKKQNEIKHVYQREAMRLRPDLSTK